The Candidatus Polarisedimenticolia bacterium DNA segment CGGCTTCTCCATCGTCGAGATGCTCCTGGTCCTGGCGATCATGGGGATTTTCATCACCTTTGCCGGTCCCGCCTTCACCCAGGCGTACCGTGCCTACAAGGTGCGCTCTTCGGCCCAGGAGCTGACGATCGCCCTGCGGGCCGTCCGGCAGGTGGCGGTGAGCACGCGCGCCGCCAGCAGCCTGGTGGTCAACACCGCGAACCGCAACTACGCCTGGACGGACGCCAAGGGGAGGACACGGACCTGGGAGCTCCCGAACGGCGTCGATTTCGTGACGGCAAGCCCGGCGACTATCACCTTCGCCACCAACGGCACGGTCGCCACGGGCGCCGCCACGGTCGCCGTGCAAGGGATCGTGGCCGCCGGCCGGGCCGACCGCTGGACGTTGGACCTGAATACGGTGGGGCGCGTCACCAGCACCTTCAGCACCGTTGTGCCCTGAGGAGACAGCGCGATGAAGCCGAAGCAGACGTTTGCAGCGCAGCCATCCGGTGGAGCCCCCCGAAAGCGGGAGTCGGGCTTCAGCCTGATCGAAGTGACCCTGGCCCTGGGCTTGCTCGCCACGGTCCTGATATCGATCGCCACCCTGTTCATCCTGGGCGGCAAGCAGGTTCACCAGGGAAAGAGCACCACCAGCGCCACCGCGCTGACCCACACGATCATGGAGCGCATCGACCAGCTGCCCTACACCGATATCTATACCTATTTCGGCGGCACGGCGGCGACCACGAGCATGACGGTCAATACCACCACGACCGGCAACAATGCCAACCAGTGGCAGTCGGAAATCACCTCGCGCCTGGGCCCCGGCGCCTTCGGGACGATTCTCGTGACGCCGCTGGGGAGCGCCAGCCCGCTGAACATGGGGAGCGGCTCGGCCTTGCAGGTCCGCGTGTCGATCGTGTGGAGAGAGCTGGGGCGGTTCCGGACGGTCCAGCTGCAGACGATACGCTTCTAGCGAATGAACGGCCCCGGTGATCCGGGGCCGCAAGGAGGTTCTTCGATGCAACGGTACCGGCGCGGGAAGGGCAAGAGCGAGCAGGGCTTCAGCCTGGTGGAGATGATCGTCGCCTCGGCCATCTTCGCCATCGCGGCGGCGGTCGCGTTCATCCTCTACAACGCCGCCCAGAAGTCCTTCAAGGCGGGGCAGAACTTCACCGACCAGCAGCAGAACACCCGGGCGGCTTTCGAGAGAGTGCTCTCGGACCTGCGCAATGCTGGCTACAACTACAACCCCGACGGCAGCAAGTCCCGGCCCGACGAGCAGATCGAGGCGGCCTTCGACACGGCCGTGGTCCTGCGCGCCGATCTCGACTTCGAGGACTCCGTCCTGAAGGACGCCCCGGAAAGCAGCATCAAGGGAGTGTTCAACACCGTCAGCACCGGCAACGATGAGATCGTAGCCTACGTCCTGGGCAAGCCCGGCTGGACCGGCGGCAGCACCCTGGGGTTCACGGCCGACATCGACAATCCGACCCGCACCACCATCACCTACCAGGGAAACAACATCAGCGTAGGACCGCGCGACGCCATCCTGGAGGATGTCCGTCTGGGGAACGTGGCGCTGGTGCAGGACAGCCCGCCCTACACGCTGTACCGGGTCACTCTGAACAACGACCTGACGAACTACGTCTCGAGCGCGAACCCGACGGCCGCCGCTTTCTTCACCCGGCAGCCGGTGGCCGACAACATCCGGACGATGACCTTCCACTACTACGACGACGGCGGCACGCAGATCGGCACCTTCACCCCGACCGATTCGTCCGATGATATCGGCGGGGCAACCGCCAATGCGGCGCTGCGCAGCCGCATCCGCCGCATCTCCGTCGACCTGGTCGGGATGACCCCCAATCCCGATCAAAGCTATCTCGATCCCGCCGAGGCGAGCACCAGCAGCACGGCCCACTACCGCAAGTTCCAGCTCACCTCCAACGTCACGGTGGAGAACATGGGCCGCTCCGGGATGCAGGATTCGGACACCACGCCTCCCGGACAGGTGACACCGGCGCCGACCCTGTGCGGCGGACATTGCCAGGGGGTCCTGGTGAACTTCGTGGGACGCCCCGCCTCGGAGCTGGTCTCCAGCTACAACGTCGGCTACGGCAGCACGAGCACGGCGACGCCTTACGTGGTCAACAGTCCGTATCCGCACATGGATAACGGCGTGCCGAGCTACACGACCCATGCTTTCGTCCGTGACGCCACGCATTTCACCCAGGGGTCGACCTGGTACTTCAAGGTCCAGGGAAAGGATTCCTCGAGCAACGTCGGGGCATTCTCCACCTCGGCCTCCTCCGGTGCTTTGACTGACACCACCACGCCCTCGGCTCCCGGATCGGGCTGGGCGACGGAGCGGGGAAGCGCCACCCATCCGCCGCTCGACGCGCAAGTCCAGGTCCATTTCGGCGCCGTCACCACCAACACTTCGGGACCGACCGGCTGCGTCGACGCCGACGCCCCGATGATCCGGGACCTGAAGGGGTACCGGGCCTGGCGGGGCATCACCTCCGGCTTCACGCCGGGAGGAACCCCCTACGTTGACGAGACGACCATGACGGCGGCCGACACCCAGTTCACCGACTCGAACGTCGCCCAGTGCCAGACCTACTACTACAAGTTGGCGGCGGTGGATCTGTGCGGCAACCAGGGAGCGGTCTCTCCCGCGATCTCCGGCTCTTCGGAGACCAACGTCCCGCCGATGCAGCCCTACACCGTGAATGCCAGCCGCACGACGCAGAACGATGTGACCATCACCTGGCCGGCGGTAGTGCAGGACGTCCAGAGCCGGACGATTCAGGTGGCCAGCTACGAGGTGGTCTACGCCGCCGGGACGATCAGCTCCGATCCTTCGCTGCTGACCTACACCGCGGTGCCGGGAAGCCCCGTTACCGGCGGCACCCTGACGCTGGTCCACAGCCTGACGTCGTCGGACAAGAGCTACCTCCAGGTCCAGAACAACACCTATTTCTACAAGGTCCGGGCGACCGACGCCTGTCCGAATCTCTCGGCCTGGTCGACGCCCTCCTCGCTGATCTGCACCTTCAACGGCACCCCGACCATGTCCCCCGCGAGCGGCTCGAACGTCGCCGGCTCGGTCCCGATCTCACTGGCCGTGTCGGGCGGCGGCGACACCTACGTACGGGCGCGCATTTACATTCCCAACCCGCAGGGAGGGTCCCCCTACTACGACCAGACGGCGACGGCGTATCCCTTCGTCTTCCCGAACTGGAACTCGGCGGCGACGCCGGCCGGCACTTACACCATCTACATCGAGGTGGAGAACAGCAACGGCTGCATCAACTACCGCACGCAGACGGTGACGGTCAGCTCGGTCCTGGCCTGCCAGATCTCGCCCGCCAACCCGAACCTGAGCCCGACCACGGGCACCGCGGGCGGCACCAAGAAGAGCGACCTGACCTGGGACATCATCAACAACGCCCAGAAAGACCTGTACATCGATCGAATCGACGTGGCATGGACCAACACCTTGGGCTTCAACCCGCTGCTGAGCTCCTTCCTGTATCCGAGCTTCATCAGCCCGCCGAGCTTCACCTGGCCCACACCGGTAATCTCTCCCGCGACTACCGGCACCTTCTCGCTGCCCCTGTTCTTCGATCGGTTCAACGACGCCACCAGCCCGGTGAACGTCAAGCTCGACTTCACCAACTCGCTGGTGAACAGCAGCGGCACCAGCGGCGAAGTGATCACCATCCGCTTCACGTTCCACGACTCCTCCAGCGTCACGGGCAGCTGCACCTTCCAGGTCATCGCGAAGGACCTGTCGATCGTGGCAACCCCGTAGGGGAATGAACATGGCTTCCAGGATGCTTCCTTCGTCGCACCGTCCGGCGCCTTCCGCAGGGGGCGCCGGATCCTCCGAGCGCGGATCGGCCCTCCTGATCAGCGTGCTGGTCATGGTGATCCTGACGCTGCTCGGCATCTCCTACCTGATGCTGGCCCAGACCGAGAGCCAGATCGCCGAGAACGAGCTCAACGCGCAGCAGGCCCTCTTCGTGGCCGAGGCCGGCGCGCGCACGGTCATGAACTGGTTCAACGATCCGACCGGCACCGGCTACAAAGTCCCGACGGTGGCCCAGATGAACCGCGGGATCCGCTGGTACGACCACGACGGCAACCCCGGCACCGCCGTGGTGCAGGGAGTCGCGGGAAATCCCACGACGCCGATCTACCGCGACGGGACCGACGACCCGTTCGAGAAGGCATACCGCGGCAACAATTTCCTGGCTTTCATGGGAGAGGAATCCCACAGCGGCGGGGACGAGGGACCCGACCTGCGGATCGACGCCGCGGCGGGCGGCGCGCAGGCGGCTTTTCTCGCCGACATGAACAACACGATGTTCTCCAACTATCCCTCGCCCAACAAGCGGGCGCGGATCACCCGGATCGACGTCTACGCGCCGCCGCTCATCAACATCGGCGGGCAGATGGTCCGCTTCGGCATCGCCACCGTAAAGGTGACCGCGGGAGTGTTCATCAACCCGGGCACCGCGGCGGAGCGCCAGGTGGCGCAGCGGATGACCAAGGTCACGGTGGCCGAGGTCCCGTATCCCGGAGATTTCGGCCCTCTCACTTCGTGTAACTACCTGAGCACCTCGGGAGACCTGGCGGTCCACTGGGGCCTCATCAACGCGGCGGGGAACTTCCGCTTCAACACCAGCTCCATGAACAACAAGATGGACAGTGGCTTTCCCTATGACGACTCGGGAGCGGCGGGTTTTCCCAATGCTTATATCACCGGGGCCAAGCTGACCGCCTTCCTGAACGCCAACGACACCTCGCTGGAGGATCCCTGGTTCGGATCCAGGGCGGGCCAGGAGATCCAGGACAACTCCGGCACGCCCCTGGGCACCGCGGCCATGCAGCCGTGGCCCTACTCGTGTCCTACCCCCGCCTCCGGCAGCTGCACCGACGATGATCACAGCAACCTGTTTCAGAACCTGGGATTCTCCACGATTCCCTGTCCTGATCTGGATTACGGCTTCTGGCGCCAGGTCGCCATCTCGGGGATCAAGAACGCCTACTACTACAAGTATGCGGGAGGGGGGAATTTCAACCTGAACGGCAGCGGAGCGGCGGTGGACATTCCCACGGCGACCACCGGGAAAACCGGGCTGTTCTTCTTCGACACCGCCAACGGTCTGCCTCCGACCGACTCCGACGGCGACGGCGTCTTCGAGAACCTGACGGCGGCCGTGACCCTCAGCTCCGGCTGGAACTCGGGCGGCTTCATCTTCATGAACGCCGGGACCCTGACCAGCAGCGGATTGGGGAACTCCCCGCCGACCCGGACGATGTATGCTCCCGGCGAGCCCTGGATCGAGTCCAACGGCATCGACGGCTGGCAGAGCGGCGAGACGGTTCTGGACCTTACCTACCCGACGGGCGATCCGACCGCGAACCCCAAACCCACTTTTACGAGGGCCGGAACCAGCACGACCGCCCGGCTGGCCAGGGGACCGAACGTCACCGGCGCCGTGCATATGGCGGGAGTCATCTACAACAGCGGCTACTGGAACGCGAAGGGCAACGGGGCGTTCTTCGGCAGCATCATCACCAAGCAGGGAATCATCGAGGCGGGCGGAGGACCGGCCGGTACGCCGGACATCTGGTTCGACACTTGCCTGAAGGACAAGTGCTGGCCGCCTCCCTCCCTGAAGCTGCCCCGGGTCGTCGCGACCAGCTGGGAAAGCGATATGTAGCTTGAATCCGGCGGCGCCGGAATCTAGATTAGCCCGGGGCCGGAGTCTCTCTCCGCCCCGGGCTCTTATCTTTTTGAAAGGAACGCTTTATGAGGACTCGCGCCGGCGCTGCGGCTCTGGGAGCCGGGCTTGCCATTCTAGCCCTCCTGGCGCTGCCGCCTTCCCCAACGCTTGCCGAGCAGGCCTCCTCATCGACGAGCCAGTCCCAAAAAAGCCCGGCCAAGAAGCACTCGCCCCAGACCCGGCCGGCCCAGACGCACCCCGCCAAAAAAACCGCTCCGGCCAGGACCTCTGCGGCACCGGCAAAGAAGCAGGCCAAGCCGCTGGTCTTCACGGACGCGGATCTCGAGAAGTACCACACCGGCGGGGAAGCCACCGCCGGTCGGGGGACCGCTCCTCCCGCTCCCTCCAGCGACCCGCTGAAGGCCTTCAAGGACAAGGCGGAAAAGGATCGTTGGCGGCAGACGAGATCGGCCGAGCTCCAGAAGAGGGTCGCGGATCTGGAAGGGAAGCTGAGATTCCTCGAGCAGAAGCGGCTCTCCATACAGAACCCCCTCGTGCCGCGCCCCGTGGATCCGTCCGGGGAGTCCGACGGCGATGCGGGACTATCCGGCGAGGAGCGTCTGGCGAAGAACGACGAGGAGATCCGCAACACCAACAGCCAGCTCGAGACCGCCCGGAAGGAGCTGGCCTCTTTCCTGGCAGCAAATCCTGAATGAGCCTGGCCACCCCGCGGCAGGCTTCCGCACCGATTGCTCCTGCTGCTCCCGGAAAAATCCTGCTGGTCGAGGACAAGGAAGGGCTGCGCGACGCCCTGCGCCGAATCCTGGAGCGTGAGGGCTACAGCGTCAAAGCCTGTCCGGACGGCGAGCGTGCAGCGGTCCTGCTGCGTGAAGAGCGCTTTCTGCTGGTGCTGACCGACCTGAAGCTCCCCGGCTCCGACGGCCTGGAAGTGCTGCGCTGCGTCCGGCGGTGCGACCCGACGACGCCGGTGATCCTGATGACGGCCTACGGCACGATCCAGGACGCGGTTTCCGCAATGAAAGAGGGGGCCTACGATTTCCTGGAGAAGCCGGTGGATCAGGACCACCTCCTGGCCCTGCTCGACCGCGCCTTGCAGCATCGCCTGCTGGCGCGCGAGAACTCCTTCCTGCGCGAGCGCTTTGCGGAGGAGCTGGGGTTTCCCACCATCCTCGGGAATTCGAGCACGCTGCACAAATCGTTGGAGGAGCTCCGCAAGGTCTCGGCCACCGAGGCGACGGTGCTGCTCAGCGGCGAATCGGGAACCGGCAAGGAGCTGTTCGCGCGCGCCCTGCACCACTGGAGCCCGAGGCGGACGGGGCCTTTTTTCGCCATCAACTGCGCGGCGATTCCCGAATCGCTGCTGGAGAACGAACTCTTCGGCCACGAGAAGGGGGCCTACACGGGGGCCGGGTCCGCGAAGCGGGGCAAGATGGAGATGGCCGATACCGGCACGCTTTTCCTCGACGAGATCGGTGACCTGTCGCCGGCCCTCCAAGGAAAGGTCCTCCGGGTCCTGGAGGAGAGGCGCTTCGAAAGGGTCGGCGGGGTGGAGACTCGCAGCGTGGATCTGCGCCTCGTGGCCGCCACCAACCGCGATCTCAAAGGGCTGGTGTCGGAGGGCGGTTTCCGCCAGGACCTTTTCTTCCGAATCTCGGTGTTCCCGGTGCACATCCCGCCGCTGCGCGATCGGGTGGAAGACATCTCTCTGCTGGCGCGGCATTTCGTCGAACGCTTCGCCGTCGAGCAGAAGCGCCGGGCCCCGGGTATCGGTGCGGAAGCGCTTCGCCTGATGCAGGGTTATTCCTGGCCGGGCAACGTGCGCGAGCTGGAGAATGCTCTCGAGCGCGCGGTGATCCTGTGCGAGGCGGAGGAGATCCATCCGCAGCACCTGAGCCTCAGCGGCCCGTCCCCGGTGGAGACTGAAAACCAGGTACGGCAGCTGGTCGGATTGCACGGCTCGCTTTCCGAAGTGGTCTCGAGGGCTGCGGGGCTCGCCGAGAGGGAGAAGATCCGCGAAGCGCTGCGGCTGACCTCCGGCAACAAGAGCCGAGCTGCCGAGCTGCTGCAGGTGTCCTACAAGACGCTCCTCGCAAAACTGAAAGATCTCCGCCTCGATTCAGAGCAGGGTTGACAAGTTGAAGGTTCTAGGTATACTTGCGGCGCTCTGAGCCGGTCGCAAGGCCTTATCCCGAAACCTGGGACGGCCGGTTCGGGCAGGAGCGATCGACCCAAGGTTGCTCCATTTTTTTGCGGCTGGAAACCGCCCGCCTCTGCCGGTCGTTTCTGGCAATCCCAAGGGCTTCAAAGTGTTGTGCGGCGGCCCTGGATCCCTTCGGCCGATCTGGCCGTCCCGGTCCGCCCGGCGCCCGAGCAAACGGTCCTTCATATTAATAAGGAAGCAGCCATGAGCAGCATCGTGGATCGCGGCAAGCAGGTTCTCACCACGGCCCTGGGATGGGACACCGAAATCGTGGCGGTCAAGGCCTCCGGCGCCGTCGTCACCGACGAGAAGGGGAGGGAATACCTCGATTTCGCCTGCGGCACGGCCGTCACCAACATCGGGCACAACCACCCGGCGGTGATGCAGGCCGCCAAGGAGCAGATCGACCGGGTGATCCATACGGGCGGGGTGTTCTACTACGAGAGCATCGTCCGCCTGGGAGAGGAGCTTGGGAAGATCTGCCCCGGCGGGATCGACACCTTCTTCTTCTCGAACGCCGGCGCCGAAGCGGTGGAAGGAGCCATCAAGCTGGCGCGCTACGTGACCGAAAGGCCCGGGATCATCTGCTTCACCGGGGCATTCCACGGGCGGACTCTGGGGTGCGTCTCGCTGACCACTTCGGCCGTAAAGTACCGCACCCACTACCGGCCGCTGCTGCCGGAAGTCTACCGGGTGCCCTTCCCGAATCCGTACCGCAATCCCTGGCGCCGGACGCGCGAGACGGTGACCGAGGACGCGGTGGCGCACCTCGAGAAGATGTTCCGCGAGGAGATCCATCCTTCGGAGGTCGCGGCAATTCTGATCGAGCCGGTGCAGGGGGAGGG contains these protein-coding regions:
- a CDS encoding prepilin-type N-terminal cleavage/methylation domain-containing protein, which produces MRPARRPIQFSASKRNQDGFSIVEMLLVLAIMGIFITFAGPAFTQAYRAYKVRSSAQELTIALRAVRQVAVSTRAASSLVVNTANRNYAWTDAKGRTRTWELPNGVDFVTASPATITFATNGTVATGAATVAVQGIVAAGRADRWTLDLNTVGRVTSTFSTVVP
- a CDS encoding prepilin-type N-terminal cleavage/methylation domain-containing protein — protein: MQRYRRGKGKSEQGFSLVEMIVASAIFAIAAAVAFILYNAAQKSFKAGQNFTDQQQNTRAAFERVLSDLRNAGYNYNPDGSKSRPDEQIEAAFDTAVVLRADLDFEDSVLKDAPESSIKGVFNTVSTGNDEIVAYVLGKPGWTGGSTLGFTADIDNPTRTTITYQGNNISVGPRDAILEDVRLGNVALVQDSPPYTLYRVTLNNDLTNYVSSANPTAAAFFTRQPVADNIRTMTFHYYDDGGTQIGTFTPTDSSDDIGGATANAALRSRIRRISVDLVGMTPNPDQSYLDPAEASTSSTAHYRKFQLTSNVTVENMGRSGMQDSDTTPPGQVTPAPTLCGGHCQGVLVNFVGRPASELVSSYNVGYGSTSTATPYVVNSPYPHMDNGVPSYTTHAFVRDATHFTQGSTWYFKVQGKDSSSNVGAFSTSASSGALTDTTTPSAPGSGWATERGSATHPPLDAQVQVHFGAVTTNTSGPTGCVDADAPMIRDLKGYRAWRGITSGFTPGGTPYVDETTMTAADTQFTDSNVAQCQTYYYKLAAVDLCGNQGAVSPAISGSSETNVPPMQPYTVNASRTTQNDVTITWPAVVQDVQSRTIQVASYEVVYAAGTISSDPSLLTYTAVPGSPVTGGTLTLVHSLTSSDKSYLQVQNNTYFYKVRATDACPNLSAWSTPSSLICTFNGTPTMSPASGSNVAGSVPISLAVSGGGDTYVRARIYIPNPQGGSPYYDQTATAYPFVFPNWNSAATPAGTYTIYIEVENSNGCINYRTQTVTVSSVLACQISPANPNLSPTTGTAGGTKKSDLTWDIINNAQKDLYIDRIDVAWTNTLGFNPLLSSFLYPSFISPPSFTWPTPVISPATTGTFSLPLFFDRFNDATSPVNVKLDFTNSLVNSSGTSGEVITIRFTFHDSSSVTGSCTFQVIAKDLSIVATP
- a CDS encoding sigma-54 dependent transcriptional regulator, whose product is MSLATPRQASAPIAPAAPGKILLVEDKEGLRDALRRILEREGYSVKACPDGERAAVLLREERFLLVLTDLKLPGSDGLEVLRCVRRCDPTTPVILMTAYGTIQDAVSAMKEGAYDFLEKPVDQDHLLALLDRALQHRLLARENSFLRERFAEELGFPTILGNSSTLHKSLEELRKVSATEATVLLSGESGTGKELFARALHHWSPRRTGPFFAINCAAIPESLLENELFGHEKGAYTGAGSAKRGKMEMADTGTLFLDEIGDLSPALQGKVLRVLEERRFERVGGVETRSVDLRLVAATNRDLKGLVSEGGFRQDLFFRISVFPVHIPPLRDRVEDISLLARHFVERFAVEQKRRAPGIGAEALRLMQGYSWPGNVRELENALERAVILCEAEEIHPQHLSLSGPSPVETENQVRQLVGLHGSLSEVVSRAAGLAEREKIREALRLTSGNKSRAAELLQVSYKTLLAKLKDLRLDSEQG